The following DNA comes from Tunturibacter psychrotolerans.
AGTGCAAGGGCGTTGGCGGCTGCTGAACCGAACCGTATTGCGCCGATGTGCACAGCGACGCAAGGGCCCTCGATCGCGATTCTGTTTGCAGGGACGAACGATGTGGGTGCTTACAACATGTCACCCACGCTTGCGGTATCGAGCATCGCGAATTTTAGTTCGAAGATGAAGAAGGCAGGCTGCCTGGTGTTTGTCGGGACGATGCTGTCGCGGGGTCCAATCGATTTACAGAAGGATGCTTTCGATGCGCTGCTGCTCTCGAGTGCGGAGGCTCTGGGGGTGGATGGGGTAGTCGACTTTGCGGCGAACCCATTGCTCGGCGCAGATAATGCTTCCTCGAATACGACTTACTTCCAGGCGGATCAGATTCATCCGACGGCGGCGGGGCAGCAGTTACTTGCGAATGCGGTGAGCAACACGCTGAACTATCACTTCGGATATAACCGGCTGAACCCGCATGTGGTCTCGGCAACAAGCTATGCGATGCAGGCTGGGGATGGTTACGTCACGGCGGCTCCGACAGCGAACCAGACGTTGACGCTGCCGGATTGCATTGGGCAGAGCGGCGCGGTGTACACGGTGACGAACCTGCAATCCGCGTTTACGGTGGGTGTGATTGCGGGTAGCTCGTCAGAGCTGATCAATGGGCTTGCGGCGAGCACTGTGGTGCCGGTGCCGGCGCATGGATCGTTGACGCTGCGGGATGTTCCGAATCCTAAAACGGTTTCGGGATGCCATTGGGAGATGTAGGTGGTTGCCGCATGGCGCGGCCTCGTTTGTGAAGGCGAGGCTGCGCTGTGCCGTTTTCAGGGTGAGGTTGGTGGAATGAGTGAGGCTCAGTGGGATGTAGAGGAGTTGTTGGCGCTGGGCAGGTGGATGGAGGCAAGGCCATCCGCTTTGGTGAAGGTGGCTGAGGGTTGGTTGAGGGTTCGGGATCGTGCGGGTTTGGAGAGGCCGCTGAGAGCCAATGCTGTGCAGAGGGCGTTTGAACGGGAGCGCGGCAGGCAGAACATCGTTTTGAAGGCCAGGCAGATAGGGATTACGACCTGGGTTGCGGGGCGGTTTTTTTTGAAGACGATTACTGCTCGCGGTGTGATGACGGTGCAGGTGGCGCAGACGAGAGAGGCAGCAGAGGGAATCTTTCGGATGGTGCAGCGATTCTGGGAGTGTCTGCCGGAGGGGTTGCGCGAGGGTGCGCTGCGGCGGAGTAAGGCGAATGCCGGGCAGATGTGTTTTCCGGCGCTGGATAGTGAGTTTCGTGTGGTGAGCGCGGGGGATGAGAACGCCGGGCGTGGTTTGACGGTGCAGTATCTGCACTGCAGCGAGGTGAGTCGCTGGCCGGGAGATGCGGGGGCTACGCTGGCAGGGCTGCGGGCGGCGTTGGCGCCTGCAGGCGAGATGGTGATGGAGTCCACTCCGAATGGGGCTTATGGATGTTTTTATGAGGAGTGGGGACGGGCGGTTTCGAATGCGGGCAGGGCAAGTGATGTTGTGCGACACTTTTTTCCGTGGTGGATGGAGGAGGCCTATATTGGCGCTGCTGCTGATGAGTTGCGTGAGGATGAGCAGCGGCTGGTGTCGGCACATGGGTTGACTGCGCGGCAGATTGGTTTTCGTCGAGGGCTGGAGGCTAGTTATCGGGGGTTGCGGTCGCAGGAGTTTGCGGAGGATGCGGAGAGCTGCTTTAAGGCTACTGGGGAATGCTGCTTTGAGGTTGAGGTTGTGGAAGAACGGCTGGCTTCTCTGGGGGAGCCTTTAGAGATGCGGCGGGGTGGGGCGTTGCAAATTTGGCTGCCGCCGATTGCGGGGAAGGAGTATGTCGTCGCCGTGGACACGGCTGGGGGTGGGGCCGATGGAGACTTTGCGGCGGTGCAGGTGATCGAGAAGGAGTCCGGGATGCAGTGCGCGGAGCTGCAGCAGAGGCTTGGGACTCTGGAGTTGGCCAGGGTTTCGGCGGAGTTGGCTAGGGAGTATGGCGGGTCGGTGATTGCGGTGGAGAGGAATAACCATGGAGCTGGTGTGCTTGCTTATCTGGATAGCGTGGAACGGTATGCGCGAGTGTATGAGCAGGATGGAGTCGCGGGCTGGTTGACTACGGCCGGGTCGAAGCCGGGGATGGTGAGCCGGATGGGGGCTTTGCTGGTGGAGTCGCCTGGAATGTTTTTTAGTAAGAGACTGCTTTTGGAGTGTCGGACGTTTGTTTCGATGGCTGGAGGCAGGACAGGGGCGGTGAATGGGGCGCATGATGATTGCCTGATGGCCATGGCGATTGGGCAGGCGGTTCGGGCTGAGTTGGTGGGGTCTCGAAGATAGTGTCCTGCCGGACGGGCCCACTGCGCGTGGAGCGGCCACTTCGTGGCGTGTGTACCGCTTTGCATGGCGCTCCCGTTGGTCGCGAGGAAGATGATTCCGACCAACGGAAGGACCACGCGAAGCTCTAAAAGGGCGTGCGAACGCCCACGGGTTATTCTGTTGCTGAGGTATTTCGGCTTGGCGGTGTTGGCAGTACAGGCAATTCGAAGGATGCGCGGCGGGGCGCAGAGCCAGTTGATGCTAGGGGCCGATGGCAAGCTTTGGGTGGTGAAGTTTCAGAATAATCCGCAGGATGTGCGGGTGCTGGCGAACGAGTTGATCGCAACCAGGCTGGCGGCGGCAGTGGGTCTGACCGTGCCGGTGAGCGACGTGGTGGAAGTCACCGAGTGGCTGGTGTCGAATACGCTGGATATGTTCGTCGACATGCCGCGAGGGCTGAGGCAGAGGTATACCGCAGGGTTGCAGTTTGGATCGCAGTTTGTAGGTGGATTGATGCCGGGACAGGTGGTGGACTACTTGCCGGAGCAGCAGTTGGATGAGGTGAGGAATCTCGCGGAGTTTGCAGGAATGTTGTGTATCGATAAGTGGGCAGGCAACTGTAATGGACGGCAGGCGGTGTTTGAGAGAAAGCCGAGAGAGAAAAAGTATCGGGCAACGTTTATTGACCAGGGGTTCTGCTTCAATGCGGGAGAGTGGACGTTTCCGGATTCGCCGTTGCGCGGGGTGTACCAGAGGAACCAAGTGTATGCACGGGTAACGGGATGGGAGAGCTTTGAGCCCTGGCTGAGCCGGGTGGAGGCGATGGAGGGGGAGACGCTGTGGACGATCGCGGAGGCGGTGCCGCCGGAGTGGTATGGCGGGGATACGGTGGTGATCGAGCAGCTCATGGAGCAGATGCTTAGGCGACGGTCGCGGGTGAGAGAGTTGATCGGGGAGTTTCGGGATTCGAACAGGGAGCCATTCCCGATGTGGGCGTCGGGGAGGAAAATTGTGGTGCCGAGGCAGTTCGCTGAGGTTAGTGGAGTGGGAAAATTCGTAATGTAGGTGTGGGGTGTAATGAGTTTGGAGGTTGATGGCTGAGCGGGTCCAATGCGAGTTCTTCCTGATCCGGTATGTGCCGGATGTGGTGAAGGGCGAGTTTGCGAATATCGGCGTGCTGCTGCGGGAGGCAGGGCGCGACGATAGCGCGGTCGTGCGCTTTACGCGGGATTGGGCTCGGGTGAAGTGCATGGATGCGGATGCGGACATCGGGTTGCTGGAGGCGTTGGAGGGAGAGATTGGAGCTCGGCTGAAGACTGTGGGTCGGGATGCTCCGGGGATCAAGCCGGTGATGGAGATTCTTGAGGATACGCTGGCGAACTCGGTACAGATGACCGAGGTACGGGCTTGCCTGGCGGAGAGTCTGCCGGCGGAGATTGAGCAGTTGATGAAGATGTATGTTGAGCCTTTGAAGGTGAAGATGGAGCGGAAGCGGACCGGACGCGCCGCGATCGCGGGGGCGATGCGGACGGAGTTTGAGCGGGCTGGTGTGTGGGGGCTGATGCGGAAGAGGATCGCGGCTTCGCTTTATACGCGGGCGGGCGATCCGATGAAGATTGATTGTGGGTATAGGCCGAATGGGGTGATTCGGATGTTTCAGGCGGTGTCGCTGGAGGGGGATGTGGAGGCCGCGAAGGGGTTGGCTTATTCGGCTCCGCAGTTGGTGGAGGGCGTGCAGAGGGTGGAGGGAGCGCGGTTGGAGCTGACTGCGATTGTGGAGCCGCTACGCGCTGTGTCGGATACGGAAGACGAGGCGATGGAGCGGTATCGATTCGGCGTAGAGGCGATGGAGCGGCAGGAGATTCGGGTGGTGACTTTGAGTGATCTGGCGAGAGTGGCAGAGACGGCTCGAGTGGAGTTGAGGGTTTGAGACATTAGGTTTGGCTAGTCGGTAACAAAGTTTCTTGATTTTCAACGGTAGGCATGGCCCAGGGGCTGTGCCTTTTTCTTTTTGCAGCAGAGACGGAAAGAGAGAGGGGTAGCGATGGGCGTTCGGACGATGGTGAAGGATGTTTGGCAGCGGTTGGCAGGGGTTGAAGCTGGTGATGCAGGGCTGGGCGAGCGGAAGACGGCGATGTTGCCCTCGATTTTGAGCCCCTACAGACCAGCGGGACGGCCGGGTCAGAACGCTCTGCCGAAGCCGACGGCCGCGAATCTGCGGAAGTTTGCTGAGACGCCTGTGGTGCGGCGGGCAATCAATGTGGTGAAGGACAAGATCGCGAGCATGGACTGGCAGGTGAAGGTGCGGCGCGGCTACACCAACGTGGCTGTCGAGGATGCGGAGGCTCGGATGAAGGTGTTGCGGGAGTGCCTCGAGGAGCCGAATGCTTCGGACAGCTTTCGAGTGTTGTGGGAGCAGGTGCTGGAGGATCTGCTGGTCGGTGGATTTGGTGCAGTGGAGATGGAAGCGACCGACGATCCTGCGAGACCGTTTCATCTTTGGGCGGTGGATGGCGCGACGATCCAGATCGATACGAAGTGGGATGGGGATCCGAACAAGCCTCGCTATGCCCAGGCCACGGGACGGATGGGGCAGGAGGCTTTGGTTCCTCTTCTCGACGACGAGCTGATGTATCTGAGGCTGAACCCTCGCAGCTATACGCCGTTTGGTTTGGGCAGGTTGGAGGTTGCGTTCGAAACAGTGAATCAGTTTCTGAGCGCGAGCCGGTATGCGGGGAAGCTTGCCAGTAATTCGGTGGCGCAGTATGCGATCTGGTTGAACGACGCTACTCCCGAGGAGCACGACCGGCTGATTCGGTGGTGGCAGGATGAGATTGAAGGTACGGGGCGAGTTCCGTTTTTGAGCTCCGAACAGAAGCCGGAGGTAATTCAGTTTGCCGGTGGAACCGATTCCGATCTGCGGCTGCAGTGGCAGGAGGCTTTGATTCGCATGATTGCGAATGCGTTCGATCTTCCCCCGATGATGCTTGGTCTGGAGAGTGACGTGAATCAGTCGACTGCGGGCGAGATGGCGGACGAGGCCTTCCAGGGCGCGATTGTGCCGGTGGCGAAGCTGGTAGCAGAGCACATAACGCGGGACCTGTTCGCAAAGAAGCTGGGCTGGCGCGAGTTCGAGTTCTGCTTCAACGACCTGGAGAGCAGGGACGAGATGGAGGAGCTGCAGATGCAGACGACGCTGCTGCAGGCCGGGGTGTTGACCGTGAATGAAGTGCGTGCGATGCGGGGGTTAGGCCCGATCGAGGCGGTGACACAGTGAAGGTGACGATCGACAATCTGGATGGCGCGGGGGCTGTGGACTACTCGTCTGCGCTTTGCGGTGATGGACCGTTGAAGATTTCACGCACGTTGAATGCTCCGTCGATATGTAGCGGCATGCTGGATGTGACGGATGCTGCTTTGCCGGTACCGGTGAGGCGGGGACGCGTCGTAGTCACGGCAGCAAACGGGACGATTCTTTTCACCGGCTATATTGCTACTGATCCCGAAGCGGTGTATGCGGGGACTGGCTTGAAAGGGCCGGTCTATCGGTATGCCGTGAGCGCTGTAAGTGATGAGTGGCTGCTGGATAAGCAGACTGTGCCTCTGAGTGGAGCAGGACTGGGGCAGAGCGGTGGACAGTTGCTGACGACTCTGACCAACCGCGTGGATGCTGGCTTGTTTACGACGACTGGCGTGCTGAATGGGCTCGCGGTCGGCGTCTTCGAGCCTTCGCAAACAGAGAACTGGTCGGTGAATGCGGGTGGTGTCGCCAGCGCGACGTATGCGGCGTATCGCGTGTTGGATGGTGCGATTGGAATGCAGCCGGCAGGAACTGTGACCCATACGTTGAGCGATGGAGACGGTTCGCTCCAGGTGGCGGCGTTGAAGACAACGTCGGTGAAGGAGCTTGCGAATGATGTCACGGTGAGCGGAGATATGGAGCCGACGGCATATGTCACTGAGACCTTCGCTGGTGATGGAACGACTACTGTGTTTCAACTGTCGGAAGATCCGTTTCGTCCGAAGAAGACAGCGAACTCCGCGCAGTTTCTTCTCGACAGCTTCAACGAGGAGGTGCTGGATACGCAGATCTGGCAGTTGAATGATTCGGGTTCGCATCTTGGCCTGAGTGCCGCGGGACTGACGATGACGGGAGGGAATGGCTTTGATGGGCAGACGACGCTGACAGCGATCGACCCGGTGGAGATGGGCGGCACGTTGGTGGTTGAAGCGGGGAGTCTGCAACTAGGTGGTGCGAGCGCTGGAGTGGTTTGCGGGCTGTACGAGGGAGCTACACAGAGCGCGAACTGCTTTGTCGGCTACAACGTGCGCCAGAGTGGCGGGAACACCGTGGTGGTGCCGTTTGTGAATGGTGCCGAGGTTGGGACCGTGTTTCCGATGCTGCAGGGACACATTTATACCTTGCGTATTCGGTTGCATTGCGTTGAAGTGCAACGGGTGTCGCAGACCTACTACGCAATGGTGGATGGCGTAGTGAATTCGTTTGGCGGCGGACTGGTGGCAGCGCCGATGTCTCTTGTGTTTGAACTGCAGGATCTGGGAGTGGCCTCAAATACCCCGGCTACGGTGCTCTATGACGGGCCCGTGGTGACCTCGCCGGTTAGCTGCAGCTTTGTTGCGGTGAACAGCGTGCAGCTGTTTGGGTCTATGGGTTACTGCAGGATCACGCAGACGGGGTCTGGCTGGGTGGTGAGTACGCTGCCGAGTGGTGTGAAGATGACACGGCTGATCGGAGTTGCGGGAGAAGGCGTTGATTGCAAGGTATCTGCAGCAGGAAAGGTTACATTCTTTGCCGGAAGGGTGCCTGTGGCGGGAGAACTTGTAACTGTGACGTATCGCGTACAGCAAAGGGCGGTGGCGCGGATGGAAGATGCAGCGAGCGTTGCCGAGGAAGCTGCGGGCGGTGTGCCTGGGACTGCGCAGTGGCTGGGAAAAGTGTTGAAGCCTGCTGCGCGGAGCTCGATGGATTGCGAGAGCGCTGCGATGGCGGTGCTCAGTTTTTCTGCCAGTCGAGCGGCCGCAGTTGCAGGAACTTATGTCGCGGTGAATCCGCAGGATGTTTGGCCGGGAGATGTACTGGCCGTCACGAGCGCAGGACAGACGATGAGCGTGGTGGTGCGGCGGGTGGAGATCGCCGATGGCATGGGATGCCCGGAGATGCTGACGTATCGCATGTCGTTTGCCAACGACTGGGCCGAGGGATTGGGCTTGACGCTGTCTGAGGCGATCGCTGTTGACGCGCTGCTTCCATCGACTGCGTTGAACTCGACGCTGCCGGTTGGCAGCGGTGTGCTTTCGAACCTGCAGCAGTTGCAGGTGGTGAGCGCCACCGGGACTGCGCTACAGGTGGATTCCGGGACGGCTCCGCCTGCTGGCGGTGGGTTTGAAGTGAGACGAAGAGACGGGGATTTTGGTCCGGGAGTAGATCAGGATCTGGTGTTGAGGAGTCCGGTGCGGAGCTTCTCCATTCCTCGAGAAGGACAGATCGAGCACTACTACGTGCGGATGTTTGATGGATCGAAACCACCGCTGTATTCGCGGTTTTCGAGTGCAGTGTTTACGGATTTGCCGGTAAGCGAGTAACAGAAGAAAGGAGGAAAGAGATGACAGAGTTCGAAGGGCAGGTATTAGCGGATTTGAGTGTGCTGAAGAGCCAAATGAAGCAGGTGCTAGGGATCGGGCAGCCGGGGCGATTAACTCAACTGGAGGATCGCGTGGAGCAGCATGAGCGAAGTGTGCAACGGATGAAGGGACTTCTGGGTGCTGGTGGCGCGGTGTTGGCCGTGTTCCATCTGGCGATTGATTATTTTCGGCGATAGGTGGGATTACGGAGAAAGCATGAACTTTTTGAAGCTGTTTTTACGATCGATTGCGTTGCTTCCGGGCGTCATTCAAGGAACGGAGGCTTTGTTCGGAGCGGAGACGGGTGAGCAAAAGAAGAAGGCGGCGGTGGAGATCGTCGGGGCGGCGATCAATATCACCGATGCTGTGACGATGAAGCATATCGCCGATTCGGACAAGTTCACTCAGGGGCTGGGTATGACGATTGACGGTGTGGTGATGTGCCTGAACGCGAGTCTGTGGGCGAACCGTTCGTAGTGTTGCTGCGGGCGCGGCGTGCATGGGAAACCGTATAATCGGGCCATGGACGCCGAGTCGCAGAGCAGTGTTTTAGTTGGAGTTGTGATGGGAAGCCGCAATGACTATGCGGTGATGCGAGGTGCCGTGGAGGTGCTGAAGGAGTTTGGCATCGCGCACGAGGTGCGGGTGGTGTCGGCTCATCGGACGCCGGATCTTCTTTTTGAGTATGCGGACTCTGCGGTGGAACGCGGGCTCAGGGTGATCATCGCGGGGGCTGGGGGTGCGGCACATCTGCCGGGGATGATCGCAGCGAAGACCGTGGTGCCTGTGTTGGGTGTTCCGATACCGGCGACAGCGTTGCAGGGGATGGATTCGCTGTTGAGCATTGTGCAGATGCCAAAGGGAATTCCTGTGGGAACGCTTGCGATTGGGGCTTCTGGCGCTGCGAACGCAGGACTGTTGGCTATCGCGATGCTGGCTACTACGGATGCTGGGTTGCAGAAGAGATTGGTGGCTTGGCGCGCTGCGCGACGGGATGAAGTTCTTGCGCAGGTGGTTGGGGAAGAAGGAGTTGGCGAGTGAGCTCTGATTCTTCGAGTGCGAAGCCGATTTTGCCGGGTGCGACGATTGGGATCTTTGGTGGAGGACAGCTGGGCCGGATGACGGCGATGGCCGCCCGCGGCATGGGGTATCGGATTCTGGTGCTCGATCCGGATCCGGCTTGCCCGGCTCGGTTTGTGGTGGACGGATGCATTGAGGCTGGGTGGGATGATTCGCGGGAAGCGGCGAATCTTGCTCGTGGTTGTGATGTGGTGACACTAGAGATCGAACAGATCTCTCCTGCGAGTATGGAGGCGGCTGCGAGCTATGCGCCGGTGCGGCCGGGCGGTGCCATGCTGGCGGTGATTCAGGATCGGATCGAGCAAAAAGACTGGCTGCGACGAAATGGATTTCCGGTGGGGGAGTATCGGGCGGTGCGGTCGCTCGATGAGTTGCGGGATGCTGTG
Coding sequences within:
- the purE gene encoding 5-(carboxyamino)imidazole ribonucleotide mutase; translated protein: MGSRNDYAVMRGAVEVLKEFGIAHEVRVVSAHRTPDLLFEYADSAVERGLRVIIAGAGGAAHLPGMIAAKTVVPVLGVPIPATALQGMDSLLSIVQMPKGIPVGTLAIGASGAANAGLLAIAMLATTDAGLQKRLVAWRAARRDEVLAQVVGEEGVGE
- a CDS encoding phage portal protein — translated: MGVRTMVKDVWQRLAGVEAGDAGLGERKTAMLPSILSPYRPAGRPGQNALPKPTAANLRKFAETPVVRRAINVVKDKIASMDWQVKVRRGYTNVAVEDAEARMKVLRECLEEPNASDSFRVLWEQVLEDLLVGGFGAVEMEATDDPARPFHLWAVDGATIQIDTKWDGDPNKPRYAQATGRMGQEALVPLLDDELMYLRLNPRSYTPFGLGRLEVAFETVNQFLSASRYAGKLASNSVAQYAIWLNDATPEEHDRLIRWWQDEIEGTGRVPFLSSEQKPEVIQFAGGTDSDLRLQWQEALIRMIANAFDLPPMMLGLESDVNQSTAGEMADEAFQGAIVPVAKLVAEHITRDLFAKKLGWREFEFCFNDLESRDEMEELQMQTTLLQAGVLTVNEVRAMRGLGPIEAVTQ
- a CDS encoding HipA family kinase gives rise to the protein MLAVQAIRRMRGGAQSQLMLGADGKLWVVKFQNNPQDVRVLANELIATRLAAAVGLTVPVSDVVEVTEWLVSNTLDMFVDMPRGLRQRYTAGLQFGSQFVGGLMPGQVVDYLPEQQLDEVRNLAEFAGMLCIDKWAGNCNGRQAVFERKPREKKYRATFIDQGFCFNAGEWTFPDSPLRGVYQRNQVYARVTGWESFEPWLSRVEAMEGETLWTIAEAVPPEWYGGDTVVIEQLMEQMLRRRSRVRELIGEFRDSNREPFPMWASGRKIVVPRQFAEVSGVGKFVM
- a CDS encoding DUF3037 domain-containing protein gives rise to the protein MAERVQCEFFLIRYVPDVVKGEFANIGVLLREAGRDDSAVVRFTRDWARVKCMDADADIGLLEALEGEIGARLKTVGRDAPGIKPVMEILEDTLANSVQMTEVRACLAESLPAEIEQLMKMYVEPLKVKMERKRTGRAAIAGAMRTEFERAGVWGLMRKRIAASLYTRAGDPMKIDCGYRPNGVIRMFQAVSLEGDVEAAKGLAYSAPQLVEGVQRVEGARLELTAIVEPLRAVSDTEDEAMERYRFGVEAMERQEIRVVTLSDLARVAETARVELRV
- a CDS encoding terminase, which gives rise to MVAAWRGLVCEGEAALCRFQGEVGGMSEAQWDVEELLALGRWMEARPSALVKVAEGWLRVRDRAGLERPLRANAVQRAFERERGRQNIVLKARQIGITTWVAGRFFLKTITARGVMTVQVAQTREAAEGIFRMVQRFWECLPEGLREGALRRSKANAGQMCFPALDSEFRVVSAGDENAGRGLTVQYLHCSEVSRWPGDAGATLAGLRAALAPAGEMVMESTPNGAYGCFYEEWGRAVSNAGRASDVVRHFFPWWMEEAYIGAAADELREDEQRLVSAHGLTARQIGFRRGLEASYRGLRSQEFAEDAESCFKATGECCFEVEVVEERLASLGEPLEMRRGGALQIWLPPIAGKEYVVAVDTAGGGADGDFAAVQVIEKESGMQCAELQQRLGTLELARVSAELAREYGGSVIAVERNNHGAGVLAYLDSVERYARVYEQDGVAGWLTTAGSKPGMVSRMGALLVESPGMFFSKRLLLECRTFVSMAGGRTGAVNGAHDDCLMAMAIGQAVRAELVGSRR